In Paenibacillus phoenicis, one genomic interval encodes:
- a CDS encoding aldolase catalytic domain-containing protein: protein MKANKCKIVDCTIRDGGLVNNWDFSVEFVQKLYAGLNEAGVDYMEIGYKNSPKLLKGADEAGPWRFLDDDFLRKVIPQKGTTKLSALVDIGRVDENDILPRSESLLDLIRVACYIKDVDKALQLVQLFHDRGYETTLNIMALSNVMEHELLEAFEMIKDSVVDVVYIVDSYGSLDYKDMEHLVNKFKTHLPGKRLGVHTHNNMQLAFSNTLVAAENGVELLDASVYGMGRAAGNCPTELLVTHLKGTNYKLRPVLEVLEELLIPLREKEEWGYLIPYMITGTLDEHPRSAMALRASDDKDKVVDFYDKLTTPETTVHRPKKS, encoded by the coding sequence ATGAAAGCCAACAAATGCAAAATCGTCGACTGCACCATCCGTGATGGAGGACTGGTGAACAACTGGGACTTCAGCGTAGAATTTGTCCAAAAATTATACGCGGGCCTGAATGAGGCGGGTGTGGATTATATGGAAATCGGCTACAAAAACTCGCCGAAGCTGCTGAAAGGCGCCGATGAAGCCGGTCCTTGGCGGTTTCTGGACGACGATTTCCTGCGCAAGGTAATTCCTCAAAAAGGAACGACGAAGCTATCCGCACTGGTCGATATCGGCCGGGTAGACGAAAACGATATTTTACCGCGCAGCGAAAGCCTGCTCGATTTAATTCGAGTTGCTTGCTACATTAAAGATGTGGACAAAGCCCTGCAGCTGGTGCAATTGTTCCATGATCGCGGCTACGAGACGACGTTGAATATTATGGCGTTGTCCAACGTGATGGAGCATGAGCTGCTGGAAGCCTTTGAGATGATCAAAGATAGCGTCGTTGACGTTGTCTACATCGTTGATTCCTACGGAAGTCTCGATTATAAAGACATGGAGCATTTGGTCAACAAGTTCAAAACCCATTTGCCAGGTAAACGGCTAGGTGTTCACACCCACAACAACATGCAGCTGGCTTTTTCCAATACGCTGGTGGCCGCTGAAAATGGGGTTGAACTGCTGGATGCCTCTGTGTATGGCATGGGACGCGCGGCCGGCAACTGTCCAACCGAGCTGCTTGTGACCCATCTGAAGGGTACGAATTACAAGCTGCGCCCTGTACTAGAAGTTCTGGAGGAGCTCTTGATCCCGCTTCGCGAGAAGGAAGAGTGGGGGTACCTGATCCCTTACATGATCACGGGGACGCTTGACGAGCATCCGCGTTCCGCGATGGCGCTGCGGGCTTCGGACGACAAAGACAAAGTCGTCGATTTTTACGATAAGCTGACGACGCCGGAGACAACGGTTCATCGTCCCAAAAAATCATAA
- a CDS encoding putative bifunctional diguanylate cyclase/phosphodiesterase, with the protein MRIRAEERTTIIQGVIGLAAMIGVVQLSAWNGYPPGTDAVVQTLHLLAGLMCLAVSFAIFAQGWILFTDKLSKQRLYTAVLFSMIGILDILYTVLYGDISLLGFEPSENLATWFLVISHLLGAFGMLRIFAATDQQVSGQQKVTMFVSAVLVTLAGLFVLNRYQDRLPTLFETELLQLVLQAGIPLLYLLVAAAVLYRHRAERPSAMMTVTRSLLFMAMGHVLLTCPPGHVEGLTQAAGQWYMGISYYIVLKGVYRLTIEEPLRGKLLVEAQMKHMAYHDDLTGLPNLRQMKEQLDELLGFTRACIGVAVINIDRFKAINDSLGYSAGDKVLTELGSRLAVLEGPQQWVYRMGEDEFAVVFSELPDAAAAEDRAKQLLASVDPGVLIDDTEYHISLSMGLSVFPNDADSVNELIQFADMAVHHAKEQGVEFLRYHAAMKQRTQAKVELENDMRKALEREEFFLEFQPQIRLDTGKMVGMEALVRWNHPKRGLIPPSEFIPLAEESGLIVPLGEWVLKTACQYNKKWQMDGFEPVCVSVNLSMRQFRQYNLAEHVNAILREVGLDPQYLELEVTESMTYDIETALDQLHRLKRLGIHISIDDFGTGYSSLYYLKSLPIDRLKIDRAFVKEVMYDGNDAAIVSTITTMAHHLKLKVTAEGVENEEQLEFLKRQRCHEGQGYLFSKPVSAGVLESEFLSRLAG; encoded by the coding sequence TTGAGGATTAGGGCAGAGGAACGAACGACAATCATCCAAGGGGTAATCGGATTGGCGGCGATGATCGGGGTTGTCCAGTTGTCGGCATGGAACGGATATCCGCCGGGGACGGACGCGGTTGTTCAGACGCTGCATCTTTTGGCAGGCCTCATGTGCCTGGCCGTATCATTCGCCATATTTGCGCAGGGATGGATTCTGTTTACCGACAAACTTTCCAAGCAGCGGCTTTACACGGCCGTTTTATTTTCGATGATCGGGATATTGGATATCCTGTATACCGTTTTATACGGTGACATCTCGCTGCTTGGCTTCGAACCGAGCGAAAATTTGGCGACCTGGTTTCTGGTGATCTCACATTTGCTAGGGGCCTTTGGGATGCTGCGGATCTTTGCTGCAACGGACCAGCAGGTGTCCGGACAGCAGAAAGTGACCATGTTTGTCAGTGCCGTCTTGGTGACACTGGCAGGTCTGTTTGTGTTAAACCGGTACCAAGACCGCTTGCCGACATTATTTGAAACGGAGCTTCTACAACTGGTTTTGCAAGCGGGGATTCCTCTGCTCTACCTCCTCGTGGCTGCGGCTGTCCTTTATCGGCATCGGGCAGAGCGCCCGTCGGCGATGATGACGGTAACCCGGTCACTGCTCTTCATGGCGATGGGGCATGTCTTGCTGACCTGTCCGCCGGGGCATGTTGAGGGGTTAACCCAGGCGGCGGGGCAATGGTATATGGGCATTTCGTATTACATCGTATTAAAAGGGGTTTACCGGCTGACGATTGAAGAACCGTTGCGCGGCAAACTGCTCGTGGAAGCCCAGATGAAGCATATGGCTTACCATGATGATTTAACCGGACTGCCGAATTTGCGGCAAATGAAAGAGCAGTTGGACGAGCTCTTGGGATTTACGCGGGCTTGTATCGGCGTGGCGGTTATCAATATCGACCGGTTTAAGGCGATTAACGACTCGTTGGGTTACAGCGCGGGGGACAAGGTGTTGACCGAGCTGGGAAGTCGGTTAGCGGTGCTTGAAGGCCCTCAGCAGTGGGTGTACCGGATGGGCGAGGACGAATTCGCCGTGGTCTTCTCCGAGCTGCCGGATGCTGCGGCCGCCGAGGACCGGGCTAAACAGCTGTTAGCCTCTGTAGATCCGGGGGTACTCATCGACGACACCGAATACCATATTTCCTTGAGCATGGGTTTGTCCGTATTTCCGAATGACGCCGACTCAGTGAACGAGTTGATCCAATTTGCCGATATGGCGGTGCACCATGCTAAGGAACAAGGCGTGGAGTTTCTGCGTTATCATGCAGCGATGAAACAGCGTACCCAAGCGAAGGTGGAGCTGGAGAACGATATGCGCAAGGCGCTGGAGCGGGAGGAATTTTTCCTGGAGTTCCAGCCGCAGATTCGTTTGGATACGGGGAAAATGGTTGGGATGGAAGCGCTTGTCCGTTGGAACCACCCGAAGCGGGGACTGATACCGCCAAGTGAATTCATTCCGCTGGCCGAAGAGAGCGGGCTGATCGTTCCTCTCGGCGAGTGGGTGCTGAAGACGGCTTGCCAGTATAATAAGAAATGGCAGATGGACGGTTTTGAACCGGTTTGCGTATCCGTCAATTTATCGATGCGCCAGTTCCGGCAATATAATTTAGCAGAGCACGTGAACGCGATCCTGCGTGAGGTAGGGTTAGATCCGCAATACCTGGAGCTGGAAGTGACGGAAAGCATGACATACGATATTGAAACCGCGCTAGATCAGCTTCATCGCTTGAAGCGTTTAGGGATACATATCAGCATCGATGATTTCGGCACAGGCTACAGCTCGCTTTATTATTTGAAAAGCCTGCCGATCGATCGGTTGAAAATTGACCGCGCCTTCGTCAAAGAGGTCATGTACGACGGGAACGACGCGGCGATCGTCTCCACCATCACCACTATGGCACATCACTTAAAGCTGAAGGTGACGGCCGAAGGCGTAGAGAACGAGGAGCAGTTGGAGTTTCTGAAGCGCCAACGTTGCCACGAAGGACAAGGATATCTGTTTAGCAAACCGGTGTCTGCCGGTGTGCTGGAAAGCGAGTTCCTTAGCCGGTTAGCCGGCTAA
- a CDS encoding Atu2307/SP_0267 family LLM class monooxygenase: MTESIDFELGINTFLETSPDPVTGKRISHSERIRNGIEEIVVADQVGLDVFGIGEHQRFDFASEAPAVILAAAAALTKRIRLTSAVTVLSSDDPVRVYQSFSTLDSISNGRAEIMVGRGSFVDSFPLFGYSLNDYDELFEEHLELLLKIRASEKVTWRGGHRPAIHNLGVYPRSVQDPLPVWIGSGGRPESAIRAGMLGLPIVFAIIGGNPERFAPLVELYKQAAASAGHDVSKLKIATHSHGFVGETTELAVELHRPYTVVQMNELGRVLGWPPYSAASYDDARKMNGALYVGDPEYVAEKILLVRKKLGTNRFFLHLNIGTLPHREVLRAIEMFGTRVAPIVRKEIAKENKQTTV; encoded by the coding sequence ATGACTGAATCCATAGATTTTGAACTAGGCATCAATACTTTTCTAGAGACCTCACCAGATCCTGTAACGGGCAAGAGAATCAGCCATTCCGAGCGGATTCGTAACGGGATCGAAGAGATCGTTGTTGCCGATCAAGTTGGCCTTGATGTGTTTGGAATCGGAGAGCATCAACGGTTTGATTTTGCCTCCGAAGCTCCAGCCGTCATCCTTGCTGCAGCGGCAGCTTTAACCAAGCGAATTCGGCTCACGAGTGCCGTTACCGTCCTTTCCTCGGATGATCCGGTTCGCGTCTACCAATCATTTTCAACGCTGGACAGCATCAGTAATGGGCGGGCCGAAATTATGGTGGGGCGAGGATCCTTTGTTGATTCGTTCCCGTTGTTTGGCTACAGCTTGAATGACTACGACGAATTGTTTGAAGAACACCTTGAGTTGCTTCTAAAGATTAGAGCTTCGGAAAAAGTCACCTGGCGAGGGGGGCATCGCCCGGCGATTCATAATCTCGGCGTCTATCCGCGATCTGTCCAAGACCCGCTTCCGGTGTGGATTGGCTCCGGCGGACGACCAGAATCGGCCATACGAGCAGGAATGTTGGGATTGCCCATCGTCTTTGCGATCATTGGCGGAAACCCGGAAAGATTTGCTCCGTTAGTCGAATTGTATAAACAAGCAGCTGCGAGTGCAGGTCACGATGTAAGTAAGCTTAAAATTGCGACACACTCGCACGGCTTCGTCGGAGAAACCACAGAACTGGCTGTCGAGTTACACCGACCTTACACGGTCGTTCAAATGAACGAACTCGGCAGAGTGTTGGGATGGCCGCCATACAGCGCTGCATCCTACGATGATGCTCGCAAGATGAATGGTGCCCTCTATGTAGGTGATCCTGAATATGTTGCAGAGAAGATTCTTCTCGTCCGCAAAAAGCTAGGAACAAACCGTTTCTTCTTGCATCTGAATATCGGCACGTTGCCACATCGTGAAGTCCTGCGTGCCATCGAGATGTTTGGCACCCGCGTTGCACCGATTGTTCGAAAAGAGATTGCAAAAGAAAACAAGCAGACAACCGTTTAA
- a CDS encoding aldo/keto reductase → MEKRALGSSGLKVSAMGLGCMTMSDFYGSDRDEQESIRTIHRALDLGVDFLDTSDLYGIGENEKLVGKAIQDRRDEVVLATKFGVVRDRWGGPWSYNGRPEYVKAAAEASLRRLGVDHIDLYYLHRIDPFTPIEETVGAMAELVKEGKVRYIGLSEAPAHLIRSAHAVHPITAVQTEYSLWSRDIEDEVLPTLRELGIGFVAYSPLGRGFLTGTIQRYEDLDYDDVRRNFPRFQGQNLQKNLQFVARIQEMAAEKGCTAPQLALKWILMQGNDIVPIPGTKRRKYLEENIAALQVELTDSDLQRLNQIAPKNVAAGHR, encoded by the coding sequence ATGGAAAAAAGAGCTCTTGGGTCAAGCGGGCTGAAAGTCTCTGCTATGGGATTAGGCTGCATGACCATGTCTGATTTTTACGGTAGCGACCGGGATGAACAGGAATCGATACGGACGATTCATCGAGCATTGGACCTTGGTGTAGACTTCTTGGATACCTCAGATCTGTACGGTATCGGAGAAAATGAGAAACTGGTGGGAAAAGCGATTCAAGATCGGCGTGACGAGGTCGTTTTGGCTACCAAGTTCGGGGTCGTACGCGACAGATGGGGAGGCCCTTGGAGCTATAACGGAAGACCGGAATATGTTAAGGCAGCCGCTGAAGCAAGCTTGCGCAGATTAGGCGTTGACCACATTGACCTGTATTATCTGCACCGGATCGATCCCTTCACCCCCATTGAGGAGACGGTAGGGGCGATGGCTGAGTTGGTTAAAGAAGGAAAGGTCCGTTATATCGGCCTTTCGGAAGCCCCGGCACATCTGATCCGCAGTGCACATGCAGTTCATCCAATCACAGCAGTGCAAACGGAATACTCCTTATGGTCCCGAGACATTGAAGACGAAGTTCTTCCTACTCTCAGAGAGCTTGGCATCGGATTTGTCGCCTACAGCCCGCTTGGACGCGGGTTCCTAACCGGGACAATTCAGCGCTACGAGGATTTGGATTACGACGATGTAAGACGAAATTTCCCAAGATTTCAAGGACAGAACTTACAGAAAAACCTTCAATTTGTTGCTCGGATTCAAGAAATGGCGGCTGAAAAGGGATGCACCGCCCCTCAACTGGCGTTGAAATGGATTTTGATGCAAGGTAACGATATCGTGCCGATTCCAGGAACGAAAAGAAGAAAGTATTTAGAAGAAAATATTGCAGCCTTGCAGGTTGAACTTACGGATTCGGACCTTCAACGTCTCAATCAAATCGCGCCCAAAAACGTTGCTGCAGGACATCGTTAA
- a CDS encoding DoxX family protein yields MFNNFLRTNKVAMWLLTVIRVYLGYQWIEAGYHKITGGFDAAGFLTGAIANSTGDHPAVQGWWAAFLEHFALPNVGLFNFLVPYGEFLVGLGLILGTFTTFAALMGFVMNAAFLFSGTVSTNAQMLILEVLILVAAANAGKIGLDYYVMPYLRKLFHKKGDAGTQAPTPKQPLNVKHTA; encoded by the coding sequence ATGTTTAACAATTTCCTGAGAACAAACAAAGTGGCGATGTGGCTCCTGACCGTTATCCGCGTCTACCTGGGCTACCAATGGATCGAAGCCGGCTATCATAAAATCACCGGCGGCTTCGATGCCGCAGGCTTCCTGACCGGAGCGATCGCGAACAGCACTGGCGACCATCCGGCCGTACAAGGCTGGTGGGCAGCCTTCCTGGAACACTTTGCCTTGCCGAATGTCGGACTCTTTAACTTCCTGGTGCCTTACGGCGAATTCCTGGTTGGCCTGGGGCTGATCCTCGGTACCTTCACCACCTTCGCTGCACTGATGGGCTTCGTGATGAACGCCGCGTTCCTCTTCTCGGGTACGGTAAGCACCAACGCGCAAATGTTGATCCTTGAAGTACTGATTCTCGTCGCTGCAGCTAACGCTGGTAAAATCGGCCTCGACTACTACGTGATGCCTTACCTCCGCAAGTTGTTCCACAAAAAAGGCGATGCCGGAACGCAAGCCCCGACGCCTAAGCAACCGCTGAACGTTAAACACACGGCGTAA
- a CDS encoding TetR/AcrR family transcriptional regulator — protein sequence MLTFDRTFDYNVAMKNKSDNKTELIYQTTIELLNEIGLSEISMSKIAKRANISSSTIYFYFESKEDLLIKLYFKLKEQMHEKMFLGVTADMSVKAAFEKILRNYSSYIVNNQANFLLMEQFLDSPFIQKHCKDQNGGVFKPMYPLFERGIKEGLFKDSETNLLVTYSCLPFVQMGKEYINGEYEFSPANIDKMIQMSWDAIKA from the coding sequence GTGTTGACTTTTGATCGAACGTTCGATTATAATGTGGCCATGAAAAATAAATCCGATAACAAAACAGAGCTGATCTATCAGACAACGATTGAACTTCTCAATGAAATTGGACTATCCGAAATATCCATGTCCAAAATTGCGAAGAGGGCGAATATCTCTTCGTCGACCATTTACTTTTATTTTGAAAGTAAAGAAGACTTGCTGATTAAACTATACTTTAAGCTCAAGGAACAAATGCATGAGAAGATGTTTCTTGGCGTAACGGCGGATATGTCAGTCAAGGCTGCCTTTGAGAAGATCTTGCGTAATTATTCCAGTTATATCGTGAATAATCAAGCAAATTTTCTGTTGATGGAACAGTTTCTTGATTCGCCGTTTATACAAAAACACTGTAAAGATCAAAACGGTGGCGTGTTCAAGCCGATGTATCCTTTATTCGAAAGGGGGATTAAGGAAGGACTGTTTAAGGATTCGGAAACGAATCTTCTCGTTACTTACTCCTGCTTGCCATTTGTCCAAATGGGCAAAGAGTATATCAATGGTGAGTATGAATTCAGCCCTGCCAACATCGACAAAATGATTCAAATGAGCTGGGATGCGATTAAAGCATGA
- the pheS gene encoding phenylalanine--tRNA ligase subunit alpha yields MKERLEALKAEALKELAETVDAGHLNDLRVKYLGKKGALTEILRGMGSLSAEERPVIGQIGNEVRAAIEAVIEEKQAVFQRQETEARLAAEKVDVTLPGRPLKQGSIHPLNQVIQEIEEIFIGMGYRIAEGPEVETDYHNFEALNLPKDHPARDMQDSFYLTEDLLMRTQTSPVQVRTMEAMQGEVPVKIICPGRVFRRDDDDATHSFQFHQIEGLVVGKRIRMSDLKGTLLEFTRKMFGPNTQIRLRPSFFPFTEPSVEVDVTCMKCGGHGCRVCKQSGWLEILGSGMVHPRVLEMSGYDPEQYSGFAFGMGVERIAMLKYGVDDIRYFFNNDLRFLQQFARV; encoded by the coding sequence ATGAAAGAACGTCTTGAAGCACTAAAAGCGGAGGCGCTCAAAGAGCTGGCGGAAACCGTCGATGCCGGGCATTTGAACGACCTTCGGGTCAAATATTTGGGCAAAAAGGGCGCATTAACTGAAATTTTGCGCGGGATGGGGTCCTTAAGCGCCGAGGAGCGTCCGGTGATCGGTCAGATCGGCAACGAGGTCAGAGCCGCCATCGAAGCGGTGATTGAAGAGAAGCAAGCGGTGTTCCAACGCCAAGAAACCGAAGCGCGGCTGGCCGCTGAGAAAGTGGACGTCACGCTGCCGGGCCGACCGCTGAAGCAGGGGAGCATCCATCCGCTGAACCAGGTGATTCAGGAAATCGAAGAGATTTTCATCGGCATGGGGTACCGGATTGCGGAAGGCCCTGAGGTTGAAACGGACTACCACAACTTCGAGGCGCTGAATCTGCCGAAGGACCATCCGGCCCGTGATATGCAGGATTCCTTCTACCTGACGGAAGATTTGCTCATGCGGACACAAACGTCCCCGGTACAGGTGCGGACGATGGAAGCGATGCAAGGGGAAGTGCCGGTCAAAATTATCTGCCCGGGACGCGTATTCCGCCGGGATGACGACGATGCAACCCACTCGTTCCAGTTCCATCAAATTGAAGGGCTGGTTGTAGGCAAACGCATCCGGATGAGCGACCTGAAAGGCACTTTGCTTGAGTTCACGCGCAAAATGTTCGGACCTAACACGCAAATTCGCCTGCGCCCCAGCTTCTTCCCGTTCACGGAGCCAAGCGTTGAGGTTGACGTAACGTGTATGAAGTGCGGCGGCCATGGCTGCCGGGTGTGCAAACAGTCCGGCTGGCTGGAAATTCTGGGCAGCGGGATGGTGCATCCGCGCGTGCTGGAGATGAGCGGCTACGATCCGGAGCAATACAGCGGCTTCGCATTTGGGATGGGTGTAGAACGGATCGCGATGCTGAAGTACGGCGTTGATGATATCCGCTACTTCTTCAACAACGATCTGCGTTTCCTGCAGCAGTTTGCCAGAGTTTAA
- a CDS encoding YwbE family protein: MNGNERKNIRPGLTVDIVLKKDQPTGKLTRGIVKDILTNSATHPHGIKVRLQDGQVGRVKVIHPGKSD; encoded by the coding sequence ATGAACGGCAACGAACGCAAGAACATCAGGCCTGGCCTCACCGTGGACATCGTATTAAAAAAAGATCAGCCCACCGGCAAACTAACCCGCGGCATAGTCAAGGACATTCTGACGAACTCCGCGACCCATCCGCACGGCATTAAGGTCCGGCTACAGGACGGTCAGGTAGGCCGAGTGAAAGTGATTCACCCCGGCAAATCCGACTGA
- a CDS encoding IS91 family transposase has translation METNILKRIFFDERGHWDRFVAKHGGKLRANVRKEVEKFRRCGDPRNGFKLMVCEGCHDLWLVPYRCKGRFCTTCSCGETEEWARLLEQDVFQVNHRHVVFTIDEGLREIFLLHRAKLLKEFMDEAVRLVKEHFEKKHKVTPGIVAGLHTFGARLNFNPHVHMLVTMGGMKKTGEWKTYDFIPFEMLRKQWQTVVLKLIRRKLSEQEKKQVQSRLQKAYCENGEGFYVHAPKQKGNVKQQLGYIGRYMRRPAIAVSRIEAYDGEKVTFRYRDKNDGEEKTETISVEEFMGRLVRHIPDENFKTIRYYGVYSRRIKSLCKKLVSEWQKAARRWIVKAKRILKRRTWSERIKEQTGKPPCCPKCESYYEYKGEACLEDGKLKVKYAVCSTSKACLERMIRDVAGVKETKGSEEKEKAAKRAA, from the coding sequence ATGGAGACGAACATTTTGAAACGAATCTTCTTTGATGAGCGAGGGCACTGGGATCGGTTTGTGGCAAAACATGGTGGCAAGCTGCGTGCCAATGTGCGGAAAGAAGTAGAGAAGTTCCGTCGATGCGGGGATCCCAGAAACGGGTTTAAGCTGATGGTATGTGAAGGATGTCATGACCTATGGCTCGTTCCGTATCGTTGTAAAGGAAGATTCTGTACGACCTGTTCATGCGGAGAAACAGAGGAATGGGCACGTCTCCTGGAACAAGATGTATTCCAAGTCAACCACCGCCATGTCGTCTTCACGATCGACGAAGGATTACGGGAAATCTTTCTGCTCCATCGGGCAAAATTACTCAAAGAATTTATGGATGAAGCGGTACGCTTAGTCAAAGAACATTTTGAGAAGAAACATAAGGTAACTCCCGGAATCGTAGCCGGGTTGCATACGTTTGGGGCACGGCTTAACTTCAATCCTCATGTACATATGCTTGTAACGATGGGAGGAATGAAGAAGACCGGCGAGTGGAAAACATACGATTTTATTCCGTTCGAGATGCTGCGTAAGCAATGGCAGACGGTTGTTTTGAAGCTGATTCGTCGAAAGTTAAGTGAACAAGAGAAAAAGCAAGTGCAGTCCCGTTTGCAAAAAGCTTACTGCGAGAACGGAGAAGGCTTTTATGTGCATGCTCCGAAACAGAAAGGGAACGTCAAGCAGCAACTCGGGTATATCGGGCGATACATGAGAAGACCAGCGATAGCGGTTAGCCGGATCGAAGCGTATGACGGAGAAAAGGTGACATTTCGTTACCGGGATAAGAATGACGGGGAAGAGAAGACCGAGACGATTTCGGTAGAAGAATTTATGGGTAGACTTGTGCGGCATATTCCGGATGAAAACTTCAAAACGATCCGTTACTACGGGGTTTATTCGCGGCGGATCAAGAGCCTGTGCAAGAAGTTAGTCAGTGAGTGGCAAAAAGCCGCGAGAAGATGGATTGTCAAGGCAAAGCGGATATTAAAACGCAGAACGTGGAGTGAACGGATCAAGGAGCAGACGGGGAAGCCGCCATGTTGCCCAAAATGCGAAAGTTATTACGAATACAAGGGAGAAGCCTGCCTTGAGGATGGGAAGTTGAAGGTGAAGTACGCGGTGTGCTCCACCTCAAAGGCATGTCTGGAGAGGATGATTCGGGATGTCGCCGGTGTCAAAGAAACGAAAGGTAGCGAAGAAAAAGAAAAAGCCGCAAAGCGGGCTGCATAG